TTCAAAAACTCTGCAACTTCAAAACTGAGCTGCTCTGCTATAAAGTTCATGAAGCTGAGCTGCAATTTGTGAAGCAGAGCAGTCCCAAACAGACCCTAACATATTTGATTTTGTCCTTTCAAAAAAAGACATATTTGGTTTTGTTGTTAGAACTCGTTGAGAGGGTTTTGGCAACTCGTGCAAAGCTGTCGAGGTAGGAGCTCACGTAATCTAGCTGAGAATTTCGCCAGTCCTCCAGTCCCCTGCGAGCTTCAGCGCCACGGCCTCTAGCGACGGCGACACGGACGTCGCTGGTCTACTGGTGCCCGTGCTCCCACGTCGCCGCTCCCCTGAAACCGCAGAGCATTCCACCAACCCCCCTCGCCCAGCTCGATCTGCCCCGCCATTCAACCTACTTCCTCCAACTCCAAGTTTTGACAGCTTTTAAACCggggcagctcgccgccgccgtccgcatTGCCGCGGCGCGATCCATCTCGCGCGCGGCCGAACCGTACGACACTCGCCGTCAGTCTATCGCTGCATCTCGAATGGCGGTGGTCGCTCCTCCCATGGAGCTGCAGCGGCTGCGAGTCCTGGACACCGTGACCGTGGGCCTGACGCCACCCGCCGCGGCGGAGCATGCCATGGCGCCGCTCCCGCTCTCCGGGCTCGACGCCGACCGCAACATGCTCGACGTCACCTTCCGCACGCTCCGCTTCttcccgcctccgccgccgtccgtcGACCCCCTCGCGGTCCTCCCGCGCGCGTTCGCCGCCGCGCTGGGCCTCTTCCCGGCGCTCGCGGGCCGCATCCGCGACGGCTACGTCGTACttggcgccggcgcggccgtCCCCCTCGTCCTCGCGGCGTCCGAGCTGTCCGTGGCCGACGTCGACACCGACGCGCCGGCCTCGGCCCTGCTCGATGGCCTCGCGCCGGGGGACGGGGACGGCGACGTCGCGGATGGCCCGGCGCTCGCGCTCCAGGCCACGCGGTTTGCGTGCGGCGGCGTCGCTTTGGGGATGCGCGTGGCGCACGCGCTCTGCGACGGCGCGGGCGCCACAAagttcctcgccgccgcggcgcggtTCGCGAGTGGGCAGGGGCCGCCCGACATGGCGCCGGTGTGGGAGCGTCGGGAGCTGCTGGGGCCGAGGCAGCGGCCTCGCGTGGCGACGCCGGTGTTCGACCGCGTCCTCGCGCTCGACGACGACGTCGCGCGGTGCGGGCCGTACGGCGCCGCGGGGGAATGGCACAGTCAGCAGCAGCTCACGAGGGAGTGCGTCCACATGAGCGACGCGCGCGTGGAGGCGCTCAGAGCGCGGCTCGCCGACGAGGCCGGCCTCAGGCTCACGACCTTCGAGGTCGCCGCCGCGTTCATCTGGCGCGCCAAGTAAGCACCCCACTCCACCACCTGTCTGAGAATTGAGATCGCAGCAAGATGCTCCCTCTCTAGTGAACGTGCTCGTGGATCGGCGAGCAGGGTCAAGGCTAACGGGACCAGCTCCGGCGAGGTGGTGAAGATGGTGTACTCCATGAACATCAGCAAGCTCGTCGACCCACCGCTCCCCGACGGGTACTGGGGCAACGTGTGCGTCCCGGTGTACGTCGCTCTGGCCGCCGGAGACCTCATTGCCCAGCCACTGGCGGCGACGGCCGCCCTGATCAAGAAGAGCAAGCAGGCCGTGGACGACGAGTACGTGCGGTCCTACATCGACTTCCAGGAGCTGCACCGCGGCGAGGGCGTCACGGCGGGCGCCGTGAGCGCGTTCACGGactggcggcggctcggccacGGCGAGGTGGACTTCGGGTGGGGGGGGCCCGAAGCCGTGCTGCCGCTCTCGTGGAGGATCCTCGGGAGCACGGAGCCGTGCTTCCTGCTACCGTacggcgccggcgacgagagGCGGCGACGAGGGTTCAAGGTGTTCGTTGCGCTGCAGCGCGCGGCGGTGGCTGGCTTCAGAGAGGAAATGCAGGAGCTGCTGTTGAAGCAGCAGCAGATTTCAGTGGGAAGGCTGTGAATTGTTAGAGAAGATTGAAATAGAATTATCCGCATGAAATTTAACTTGAATGATCAAGAAAATAATTTGAGGAAGAAAGTTGTTAAATTTACATATGATTGATTGATGGATGGTAATTGCCAGTCTCGTGCCATTCATTCAAAAAAAACAGATAATTGAGTTAACTTTGGAATTTTGATCCTAATGTTATTGACAGAACGAACTTGTATTTTGTTCCAACAAGACCTTCCATTCAAGCAGATAGCCAGGCAAGTCTTATTACAACAGCACAACAACGAATAGCAGATATCCTACTCCTAACCAAAACCACTCTCATCAGATTTGTCATATGTGCATAATCGCTCAAACCAAGCACATTCTACATTGGCACTCGTTGTTCCATATCACCGTAATAAGAAGACAAAAATGAAAAAGAAACAAGCAATAAACTGTGAAAAACACGAGGACTTCACAAGATGTATCGTACAATGATCAGTAGCCATTACCGCGGCTGTTGTCTTCATGCGCTGACTGAAGGAACcacatgctgctgctgctgcttctcttGTCTCCCTTTCATTTCCTTGGCCTTCTGTTTCGGAGGAGTGCCTGCCGCCTTTGCTCTCTGCTCCTTCGGTGCGGCTTTCTTCTGATCGCTTGAAGGTGAGGGTGATGGCTTCTTCTGATCAGTAGGTGACGGTGATGACTTTTTCTGATCAGCAGGTGACGGTGTTGGCTTCTTCTTAGGGACTTTCCGGTCATTGATGTTGTTGCTTAGGCTGATGGAACCTTGCAGCTTCAAAGCTGATGGGTTCGAGTTGCTGTTCTCCTTCTTTGCCTGGGCTTTCTTGGGGTTCTCGGGGTGGACCAGGGACCGCGGCTCCCATGGCCGTGCGGCGATCCAGCGGTCCATCCAGCTCCAGCCCCAGCCACCTTTCCCGACTTCATAGTTGAAGTTTCCTAGACTTGTGACAGACCTTGCTCTCCACTGCAAAGGATTATACATTGTTATTTTGACACTGTTGAGGTACATTCAGAATTCTGCTATATATTCCCTTGACCAAATTATAATTGGCATGGTTCAGAGTTAAGGCGTGTGTCTAGATTTAGAATGAAGTTTAAGTCTATCGTAAGCTGACTTCAATCGTAGAATGGAATTCTGTAATATAAATGGTCGCAACATCAGAATTAACAGTTAGTATAAACCTGATGGTTGAACGCGTAGGCCATGGCTCGCTCACGCTTCACTGCTGCTTCTTCCCTTTGTTGTATCCTAGCAAGTATTTCATCCATAGTATCCGAACCTCCATTCCACTCAACCTAATAAAATATGGAAACAAATaacaaaacaatgcaatgccaTTAATAAAATTATTACTTTCTCGGGTAGAGTTCTTTGACCAGTGAGTGAGTAAAAATAATTTATGAGGAACATGACTCTTTGGGGGTTAAAACTCACCTGCAAATTATGGATTTTTGCCTCAAGTTTCATTTGATtctcctgcttcttcttcctgttGCGCCCTTCAGTGACCATGAAAGCGCGCCGGTTTCTTATCTCTGACTGCAACTTGTTCCAAGACTGTATGTAGCTCAGTGTGGCAGCAGTCTGCTTCTTAACTGGATTGGCCTGACCAACGATACGCAATCTTTTGACTCCCCTGAGACAACGGAGGGTTTTCCTTGCCTGCAGGTAAGTGATGAGCAGCGTTAAAAAAAGGGTAACAATCTGTTTACAAAATGTCTGAATTCAGTAGTCTACACCTCGGTAGTGCAATATATCATCCATAGTTCATGTCACCTTGTATTTTCGAAATGCGTTCTGAATCCGTGTAGCAGCCCATTCCTCTAGTGCTGCATTGTCTTCGTGGTCACTACTGGAAGAAGGGCCATTCGACTTCTGATTTGTCTGGTTGCCTCCATTTTGTACTTGACCATCGAGCTTCATTGGCAAAGGAAATAGGTGAGAACGAAGCTGATGATCATTTGTACAATATTCATCAATTAGTTTCTCTAAGATGCATAGGATTCTGAGGTACTTCAAAACCCCAGCAACAAAAAGTACACGATCGATGTCAACTAGAATAGTAGAGCAAAAGTTTAATTAGGCCAACTGATCTCTAGACACTGATGTAAGAGAGAGAAAAAGTCACGAAGGATCAAATCAGTTGTCAAATTACTTTGTCTGGCCAGTTCAATCCAAAAATCAGAGTTGAACATAACAAATCTCATTGAATTTTGCTAACTGAATCAAACAAAAACTGTTGTCAAATGCCTACCGGATGATAAATGTAGGTTCTTACAGGATGTCATGCAGACCACAGCAACAGAGAAGAAAACAAGCAACCGTGGCATATCTAGTAAAGACTCAACTATACTAAATTGATATTTAGCATGTTCAATTAGCCATTGCCCGAGCAAATAATTACGGATTTACTGCTTCAGTTGATGGCCCAGTTAGCAGTGGCCACAGATGTTCCAGATATGCAGAAGGTCTTATCCTGATAGTAGCACTTAACTCTAACCCACACAGTTCTACAAGTCAGTATCATGTAACCTCCCATTGTTGCTACCAACAAATCAAGTTTTCCTTATCTTTAAATATTTATGTAGGAAGAAAATGCCATGGCAGATCAATTCAAAATGTCAAGACAGATCGAACAGTAGGCAAATTATTCCAGACAAATCCAAGTTCAAAAGTGATACTTGATACATAACACGGCTTACTGAATTTTAGTATCCGAATCAAACAAAAACGTGAGAAATGATACTCAATGATAAATGCAGGTTCTTGGAGGGCTTCATGCAGATCACATCCTAAAGCAACACTGACGAAAACAAGCAACCGTGGCACTGCCTAGTAAACAATTCAACTACTCAAGAAAAAGAAACCTTTGATATTTGGCATATACAGTAGATGGGCCCAGTTAGCAGTAACCAAGGACATTCCACATATGCAGAAAGTTCTTATCCTGAAAGGTAGCACCTAACTCTAACTCACCCACAGATACACTCTTCTATAAGTCAACATCAGTAACCTTCTATTATTGCTACCAACAAACTATTTCCTTACAGCCAACTTTCTAATTATGATTAGAACAAGCACAGCAACAGCACACCAAGTTGTCTCAGATGATTGAATGTCCACTTGTCCCGGCCATTCTTAATGATGAAACAGAATGAATAGCATCCCTTTTCAGGTTGCTTGGAAGGCATGCAAGGCAAGCTGGTGTACAGGACATCCATGAGGTACTTCGAAATTGGGGTAGAAAGGCTATCCTTTTTTCCTCTCGAGGatgggaaagaaagaaaaaaatgaTGATGATGGGGTGGGTACCTTTGCGTGCTTTGACTTTGCCCGTTTCGATTTTTTTTTGCTGATGATCGTCTTGAACCAGTCCCCGGACCCCATGGCTTCAACTGGGGTGCACCGCAGAGATCAATTTGTGTTCAGGTCCGCTTGCTTAGATCACAAGGAAAATGAAGGGGAATAGATTAGCTAGGATGCATAATTTAAAAAACTGCAAAATAATAATGACTTCACGTGATGGTGCAACATGCGTTGATCACGGCGCGGAAAATACTATTACAGATGAACCAAGTTTAGAGCCTCGTTTTAAATCTCTCTAATACTATGCCTTGAGTGAAAAAGCGAAAACTTCTTGAAGTAAACAAGCATCCATAGTACTTCTGAACATCAGCAAGAAATATTTACTCACAAGCATGAGAAATGAACTTTTTTGGGGTGACAGTCTGTAGAAAACCGTATTCAGACAGACACTTTGTCAAATTGAACAGGAATGGTAACTCAAGCTCAATCGAGCAAGATGAATAATAAAACTGAACTGAAGAAACCACTGAAATCATTCAGAACTGGCAAGGTCCCTGCAAGAAAGGTTGGGGCTTTCTCCTAACCTGACCAAGAAGACCAAACCCCTGGGATCAAGCCCATGGCTCATCGAGCCCTCTGTTCATCCATCAGAGCACAAAGAAATGGGCACCCCTCGTAAACCCAGAGCAGAACCAGGCCAAGAAGGGCAAAGCCCAGGACcagagagcagaggagcagggagcAGAAACTAAGTACCTGAGCTTCAGAGGAAGGCGGTGGCCTAGCCTGAATCCGATCAGGAGTTGCTGTCAGTTGGGGGGATATGGCAGAGGTCGGAGGTCAGGGACGGGAGGCAACCACCGGAAGCAATGGATCTCCTTCCTCTCCAGCTTTCGGAGAGGGGATGAGAGGGAGGTGGGAGGGAAGGTGGAAAGGTGCAGGGTTGGAGTTAGATATAGGTCCAGATCAAGTCCCTTGTCCAATTGCTCCCCCGTTGCTTTCTTTACTCGCACCTCCCTCGGCCACTGACCACTGACTTACTGACTTTCACATACTGCGTGATTGCGGTGTTAGTGGTGACTTTTGACAGTAAAAAAATGGGGACAGGAGGCAGCTTCACCTTGACTTCTCCTTAATGACCCACTTGGGCAGACCAGAGCAGAGCATGGCTTGCTTTGTATAATGCAGACTGCAGTTTTTTTTTTTCACTACTACTGTTCACTCATGTGAAGAAACCTCAGAAACTGTCTCAAGTTAAAAGGAAGTGTGAACAAATAATATCAGTACTAATTGGCAGGTAATGGTCCTAGTAGTACTTCTCCAGGTTGGTGAATGGTGAACAGCAAACTCTAAGCCAGTGGTGACTGGTCACCAGTGGGCAATCTTGAAGCCCTTCCTGGCTTAGGATGCTCATTTGCATTGCTGGTCCACTCAAGACTCTGCATGCTGGACCATCTTCAGAGGTAACGCACTAACGCTACGGGCCTACACAGCATATGTTTTTTGTGTTCTAGAGTGTAGTGTGGAGCATTTTTGTGTATTGCTTGGTCCAAACTTGCAGTCAAGACTGTGATGGACCTTCCTTCAGAGGCAACAACACCGCAACATCAACTGTTGGTCTCATGGAGTAGAAAATGGAAATGGAGCATCTTTTTTTCCCTGTTCTGGATCTGCAGTAGTCTACGCAACAAAACAACACGGCCGTTTCCCCCTGAAGACCATTGCTGTCTGCGGCGACCTGACCAGCTCTGCTGATCACCAAGCCATGGCAGAATCGATCCCCTTAAGTAACCCACGCAGCACGGTAGCCAGCTGACTGAGCCCTTCAGAAGCCGCCGGGAAAAGGAAGGGGATGCGACGAGCACGTTGGTCTGGCCTAGTTTCCAATCCCAACGGTTGGTGCGCTGGTGTTGTTCCCTTCCCTGGTTCCCCCGCCTCACAGCCCACGCCAACAGCGACGGGGGAGCTGATCCCTGACCGGACACCCGGGAGATCCATTCGGCGCCTGGCGCGCCGGTGATTGGCCGCACGTCTGCCTGAATGCCTGATGCCATCGCCTAGCCGAGGACTACACGTTTCCTGCAGTAAACCACCCCATTTTTTCCCAGGCAATAGGTGCCATAGGTTTATCTGCTAAACTGAATGTCTGAATCTGTCAAAAACTGAAGGTCTGAAGCCATGCGATGAAATGCAGACGTGAAGATCTtaggttgctgctgctgttgttaGTGTACTGTCGTGGAGAGACAGGACGTCGGGATCGGCGTGTCTTTGTACAATTATGGTGGTGATGAGTGCAGTGCAAGGTAATGCGACTGTCTTTGGTTAATGTGTGTGTGATGTGCCATCAGCAGCTTCAGAAAAATGATACCTCAGCAGCTGAAAAGGCCGGTACAGTACAGATGAATGCAACTCGTGCACTGCATTAGTTAACAGCAGAGAAGTAACAGGGCAGGGCAGGCCATCCAAGTCAGTGCAGAATTTTAGGCCGCTAAAGTGGGTTTAGGGATTCACTAGTGACGAGACCATGTAAGCGCGCGCCATGGCAACTCAAAGTGGCAGCCACGTTGGAAGAATGTACATTTCAAAATTCAAATTGGCCTCAGTTATAAAAAAAACAATACAATGGCCTCTAGCCAAGTAAATTGAACGGCCTTTGCGTACCACTTGGATGTATTGTACTGGTCTTTGTACGTCCTTACGTATTAGTACAGGTGCCGGACTTGACAAAAAAAAAGAACGGCCTTAAAAACAGGTGGCTTGAACTTGCCTTTTCGGATAGGCCCCCATAAGAAGTGTAAATTTCATATTAGCCCCCGCCTGGTAAATTTCGGTTTTGCTCCCAGGACTATTGGAAGCTCAAATTTTCAGATGGCTGCTGTTTAAAATTGCTAGACGAACTACAAAGCATGAGTatatgctccggaatcaaatggGTAAAATGAATTATATTTGCACAGAGAACAACAAAGGGCATATCCTGCATATTTTTTCCCAAACAAATTATCTACTTGCACTGACAGGAAAACTTTGGTTTCTGCGGTGAACCATTTTTTTTTATCTGAGCTAGCTCTTTCTCagtttttcctctctctcttttttggCGAGGACTCAGTTTTTCCTTGTTCGTTATACAACGCTTACAAAGACATGGTCAAACATCTTAGCTCGTGCGTGGTTGCATATGCATGCGAGTCAGAGACCGTTCTAAATCACATTTAGCGAGCTACGACTCTGTCTGCAGGTAACTGACGCCACTCAGGAATTCACCATACTGAAGCGACCAAATCCGCAAACGGGTCATCACGGCCGCAGTTTACTCAATTCCCCCTTGACAACGGCCGTGTGAACCAAATGATCAaacaaaaaatccaaaaaaaaaacttgtcAAGGTATACGAAGACTTACCGGCAGGGGGTCGCATCCTGGAAGGTCGCAGGGAATTCGAGGCTTCGGATTGGAGCCGTGGCGGGCGGTTGCCGCTGCCAATTGCCATCCCGCGCGAGCCGCGATCGCGACCTCCCCGGCGGCTGGCCGACCTCGGCACCGGCCGCCGTCGGGCTCTCGCCGATCTTCTCGACGGGGGAAAAAACAACAAGGAGGGCACTAGTGTCAGAAGAAAATAACAGCGGGGGCCTTTTTGCAAGGTGGCCGCCATCAGGGCATTAACCAGCGTGGCTGGCTTTGACGGCCTCAATCAGCACCATTTTTCTTTAAGAGCGATGGAACTAGCGCTGACTCCGCTGTCAAGTCTCCGACGATCAGAATCTCAACGCAAACCGACACAGGCTTCTTCGTTCTACAaaaaaaaaggggggggggggcggagaaTCGATGCGTCTACAAGACTACAAGGGCGTCGCGTTGTGCGTGTGCACGTCGGTGTTTTAGCCGGAAGTTGAAGTCGTAATCAAATGCTCAGGAATCCAACTGCTGCAAGACCACAATTAGCAGCAAGACACCCAGAACGAACGCCCGGCAGAGGTCTTGATTGAGCATGATTCCGATCGACCGGTATAACCGACAGCGGTTTGCGCAGCTGGTACACGGCTGATCGAGCCTTTCCTTTTCGTATCTGCGTGCACTTGCTGTTCAGAATTCAGATCAGCTGGGAAGAATTAGGGCGTGTACGCGGCAGCTGTTGCCTCCAATCATGGCGACAGCGCCATGTCCAAATCAGATCAGAGAATGGATTGGCGAGCTCTAGAAATCGGAGATGCTTGCACGAGAGCAATCGTAGGACAGTAGCGATCGCCATTCGCCAGTTCGATCGATGTACACGGAGTGACAGGGCAGCATGAACTGGTTAGGACGCGTGATTAGGATACATGAACATACTGAATGCCGTATGAATCATATGCAATCTTCAGGATAAAAAATTGAATTCGGTGGCAGTATGTGGCGGTTGAATGCAAGATTCTCAGACGGAAATAATAATGCGACGGTTGAACAGACTAGGCTGGGTACTTAACTAGTACAGATTTGTCGGCCATCTTTTCTGTTTAAGCAGCTGTCGGCAGTGGTTGACTGTCCCTTGATTGTCACTGGTTAACATAGAGCTTGCATTCTTAAATAAAAGAAGTAGCTTTGCATTctcattttttatttttattttttgaggAAGTTGCATTCTCCTTTTTGGGGGCATCAGCACACAAGCGAGCAAACCCAGTGCGCTCATTTCTGCATTAGGCCTGGCCCGATCCTTTCGCCATTCGACCATTGGGCCGACGGCCCATATGGCAAAATGCTGTCGTCTAACAGAGCTGCCATTTCTGCATTAGGCCTGGCCCGATCCTTTCGCCATCCGATCTTACGGGTTGGGCCGATAAGAGAAATCACGCCGTTTGCACGCACATGTACGAGCACGGGCATCATCATATATGGATAGATTCACAGTGCCATGCACGACGCACTGCATACCTGCGTGCATGGCATCCGCTGCTTGGTCGTCGAGTTGTCCTTTCAGGCTAGGGCTCGACCGTTTCATCATTATGCCCATCAAAGAGATTGAAATTTTTCACATGCGGATGCGGCGGCCAGTCCAGCGGATTCAGAGTACATGGCAGCAGCTACCACTGTCGACAATTCTATCTTAGATAGCCTAGTGCTCCTGATAAATCTGAACTTCTACAGAGCTTTGATTGCATACGGAGTAGTACGGGACTTTGGAGACCCTGGGCCCACACTGCCTGCTGTGGACCCCGCGCATCAGTAGCATAGGATATCCATGCGTACTGGTTGGTCGTACATGCAGGTCTGGACAAATCCGGTTTTTCAGGCGCTGCACAGTGTTCTTCGAAATGGACAAATTCAGTTGAATGCACTTAGAACGTATGTAGCAGCTACTGAAACTGTACGTAGTTGAATAATTCAGTTGCTGTTCCAACCAAACAAGCTGTGATATTTTTCATTCtgtttagttttttttttctttttatataCTTGAGAAGAACTTGGCTTCATCTGAAACACAATTACGTACATAGACACGGCTGTCTGGCTTCGGTAACTCCAAACTAAAGCACACAGGCAAATCCTGGCCGCCTAAATATGCatcctatacatatatagaacGGGTGTTTCGTATGCGTATCTCACGTACAGAGCTTTGGGTTCTCGAATAAGTTATCATTGGAATACTTGAAATTAACTTGCTAAAAACATTATCTTCTAAAAATGCATTGGTATGTGATGATATTTTGGTGTCTAAATACATGAACCTGGATGGGCATCCCATGCATATGGAAAATCCAGGCTGTTCAACCACCAATGAGTTGGCTAAATCCAACTGGGATATGCATTAAATCTAAAGGAGAAGATGCTCTTAGAATTATAAGCGGACTCCTACATCATCATTCAGGCTTGTCAACCTTTGAAAAGAAATAAAATACATTCCGCTTCGATCCACTTATTACAATTCGACGATATTCACCCTACGGACCATCATTTAAAAAATATATGGCACGTATTACATTAAGAGAAATTAGGATTTAACCGTTACAACGCTCGCAGCATGGCTACATTTCATTTCACACTAGATGAGATAAAATTCAACCAGGCTGCTTGGATGTTTTAGGATCGGGTTGGGTGCTCAACTCATTATATGTCTTGGTGAAGAGCTGGCCCGTGAAGATTTGTAtttccaaaaagaaaaagaaattgaATGGAAGATTACACGAGTTCCGATACACATGTGCGAGGAGGCTATTTGTTTGTTCTGCCATACACACGCCCATACCCCGTAGCCACGTCGCgcgtgtgatggtacaaatgtaCAATGCCACTGGCTCGCTAGACGCCAGCGCTCCCACTAGCTGCCGCGACATGGTTCCCTCCGGCGCCGTGTTCCGCGGCGACCCGCCCGGCCCGGCGGCGGGCccccgggacggcggcggcggcggcgacggctacGAGAACCGGGCCCTCATCCCGCTGTTCCTCGCCTCCGCCCTGCTGTTCTTCGTGACCTACCAGCTCTTCGGCctcgccgcggccggcggcgtcgtGGCGCtcttcgtcgtcctcg
The genomic region above belongs to Panicum hallii strain FIL2 chromosome 4, PHallii_v3.1, whole genome shotgun sequence and contains:
- the LOC112889375 gene encoding 3'-N-debenzoyl-2'-deoxytaxol N-benzoyltransferase-like, with translation MAVVAPPMELQRLRVLDTVTVGLTPPAAAEHAMAPLPLSGLDADRNMLDVTFRTLRFFPPPPPSVDPLAVLPRAFAAALGLFPALAGRIRDGYVVLGAGAAVPLVLAASELSVADVDTDAPASALLDGLAPGDGDGDVADGPALALQATRFACGGVALGMRVAHALCDGAGATKFLAAAARFASGQGPPDMAPVWERRELLGPRQRPRVATPVFDRVLALDDDVARCGPYGAAGEWHSQQQLTRECVHMSDARVEALRARLADEAGLRLTTFEVAAAFIWRAKVKANGTSSGEVVKMVYSMNISKLVDPPLPDGYWGNVCVPVYVALAAGDLIAQPLAATAALIKKSKQAVDDEYVRSYIDFQELHRGEGVTAGAVSAFTDWRRLGHGEVDFGWGGPEAVLPLSWRILGSTEPCFLLPYGAGDERRRRGFKVFVALQRAAVAGFREEMQELLLKQQQISVGRL
- the LOC112889376 gene encoding protein IQ-DOMAIN 1-like, with amino-acid sequence MGSGDWFKTIISKKKSKRAKSKHAKLDGQVQNGGNQTNQKSNGPSSSSDHEDNAALEEWAATRIQNAFRKYKARKTLRCLRGVKRLRIVGQANPVKKQTAATLSYIQSWNKLQSEIRNRRAFMVTEGRNRKKKQENQMKLEAKIHNLQVEWNGGSDTMDEILARIQQREEAAVKRERAMAYAFNHQWRARSVTSLGNFNYEVGKGGWGWSWMDRWIAARPWEPRSLVHPENPKKAQAKKENSNSNPSALKLQGSISLSNNINDRKVPKKKPTPSPADQKKSSPSPTDQKKPSPSPSSDQKKAAPKEQRAKAAGTPPKQKAKEMKGRQEKQQQQHVVPSVSA